CGTGAGGTTCATTGTGCACGCGGATCGATGGTGAGGGTTGATGTGCGAACACTAGGGCGTTCCTATGAAACCTCGACAAGTTAAGGCTTGGGCGGCAAAAGCGTTCTCAAAATGGTGAGGTTCGTTGTGCGGTAGGTGAGAGTGGTTGTGCACGCCGCGAAGAAACAGCGATTCGTAGCTGCTCAAGGTGAGGTCCATTGTGTTGACACCTCACCTAAGCATGCTAAAGTGCGCTGAGCCCAGAACAACGAGCAGAAAACTATGGCGTCGGACAATATCGAGGAGGTCAAATCAAGCGCAACGCCTCGACAGATGGCACTCGCATTGTTCGAGGACATGTTTGACTTGGGCTTGCCCATAACCGAGGCCAATCGGGAGATCGGCTTTCAACGCAATAACGTCTTTACTGAAATCGTCAACATGGGGCTTGCAGCGCGGCGCTTCCTTGACGCCGCGTATTTTATTGTCGGTCAAGAACCCGAGGCCCGAGCTCAGTATGACGTTGATCTCAACTACTTCAAGTGGTTGATGCGCTATGACAGCCGCAATATCAAGCACCTGCGGTCCATTGCCGACGAAGCGCAGAACGCGAAAATTCGTGTCACCAATACGCCATTGGACCGGGACCCCCATGAAGATGACTTGTGGGTACAAGTCCAACTAATAGGTCTCGTGGGTTTTCTCCGGGGGCGTGTCAGCTTCGACGTACATCCTCGCTTACTCCCACTTATCCGTGACCCGCGCAAGTCCCACTGGCTGAGCTTAAGGATTTCCACCGCCTTCACACGCAGCTTGGCGCGGGCGATCTACGATAAGGTTCTGCCATGCGTGCAGGTCGGCCGAACGGACTGGATCCAGCTAAATGAAATGCGTACGTGGCCCGGAAAAATGGGGGCCAACGCGGCAATATTCAAATACTTCAAGCGCGACTGGTTAGAACCGGCGGTCCAGGAGATCAACAAAGTCTCGGACATCGAACTCTCGTACGAGACTCGGGCCGAGTCTACCTCTTCGAAGAAGGTGGACCGAATCAGGTTCCTACTCAAGCGAAAGGATACCGCCGACGCTGTCATGGCTAGCCTGGCAGATGCAAGCCACCTCTATAAGATTCTCAAGGACGAGTTCAATCTGTCTTCCCGGCAGTTCAGCGAGATATCGGAAAACCGTGAGGTATGGACCGACGAACGGATCATGCAGGCCGTTGAATACACCCGCTTCAAGCTTCATCGAGGGCAGGTGAAGAAGAGTCCAGCAGGCTATCTGATGAGCGCCCTGCGGGACAACTGGAAGATATCGGAAGCTGAACGAACGATGGTCCAGGTACAAACGAAGCTTCTTGCAGTTGATGCGCAACAAGAGGTCGCAAAGGCTGAGACCACGAATGCCGTTGCACGTAGTGTCGCATCGCACGACGATCAGGTCCGTGTGCGCATGAACGAAGACTCGCGCAAAGGTCTGGAACACTTCAAAGCGGCAGAAGCAAGAACGAGACAAGAGCTGATCCGCGCTTGGTTCGCATCGAGAGAGGGCAAGCTCTTGCTGCGACGTATGAAGCTCGAGCCGTCCTCAGTTACAGAGCAGGACATCCTCGCGCAGTCAGAGTTGGGCTGGTACCTCGGTCAATATGTGTTTGGCCGCATCAAATCTGCGCTCGGGTAATGAGCCGCGGATAGATGGCTTGCCACGGGGGTATGTCAGCAACAGGGTCGCTCGCTCCCATCAATGGTCTTTGACCGCTACATCAAGCGAGATTGGCCTGCGTGTTCCGCAGGCTTGCCCCTGCTGGGCCCTTCCTTGTCAGCCGGAGGCGCGACCAAGACATTGGACCCGAGCCTTACCCTGCGATCTGGTGGTTCGGAGCTCAATGGCGCAGGCTGTTTCCGAAGGTGCCGTCCACACGGGGTAAAGCGCATCAAAGTGCGTTGGAGCGCCTGGGAACGCGCTGGAGCGCTTCCACGCCTGGAAGCGCGTAAACGCAGATGGGTTTTCAACGAGTTCCTTGGTTGGCCGGATTGCTTGACAGGGGCTGCAGCTGCCACCGCCATTAGCCCGCCGAGCTCGTAAGCCTAGGACTTTTTCGTCGTCAGGCAACCACTACGTGAGTGTGCCCCAGCGTTCGGCGACCGGCCTTCCTCACCACGATGTCCACGTCGCGCCCCAATCGGTTCAGGCACTCGATCATCTTGGCCTGGCTAATGCCGCGGAATTTGCCGCGCAATAGCTCGGAGAGCTTGGGTTGCGGCATGCCCAGCAGTTCGGCCGCCCGTTGCTGGGTCAAGTGCCGGCTCTTGATGATCTGCGCGATCTCATGTGCCAGTCCGGCCTTGACCAGCATTTCGTCGGCGTCCGGATAGCCCAGGTCCGCATAGGGATTGTCGCTGCCTTGCTCAATGGTAAGGTCGTCGATGGTTGCTATCGTGTTCATGTTCATTGCTCCTTCTCCAAGGCCGTCACAGCTTTCAGGCGAGCCTCTATCAAGTCCATGTCCGGTTTGGGTGTGGCAATGCCGCTGGTCGATTTCTTCTGGAAGCAATGCAGCACGTACACCGCTCCCGCGTAGCGCACCGTGTACACGGCGCGGTAGGTGCCGCCCTGGTGGTCTTCCACCACTTCCAGCACACCCGCCCCGCCGAAGCCCTTCAGCGGTTTGGCCTGGCTGTGCTTACTACCCACCTGGGCCAAGTGCAGCGCATAGCCAAAGGTGTCTTGCACGTCTTTCGGCATCGCGCCCAGGTCTTTTTTCGCTGACCCCACCCAGCGCAGCATTTTTATCATCGTCGGCATCACAGGATTATACCTAAATGTAGATAAATGCGCATCGCACCGTGCTGCCGGACCCTGTCGGTCAACGGTTCTGCAATGGATGACCGTTACGAATTATCCTCCCACGCCACCTCGCGCCCGCCAGAAATGTGACGCATCGTACGCCAACCAGTGCGCCTCGGCTCATTACACACGATTGGTGCGATGCGCTCGTATGCATGGAGTGCGGCCCGCTCGATCCAGATGGACAAGACGAGGATTCCTAACAGCGCGAGAAGCACGTCTGCGCGTCCGACACGCCATGCGCCGGCTCACGGAGATAGGCCAGGCTGCCTCAGGGTGCAAATCCGGACAACCGAAATGCGGCCCTCAGCGAAGGTTACGCCGGTACCGAGGCCGCGCTATCCCTCGCCGTTCTGAAGGGCGGGGCGTGCCGCGCACCTGGTCAAGTGCGCCGGCGACGAGCGCCCACGAAGTATTCCCCGGGCGGCGGCTAACTGCGCCTCCATCACCGCCAAGGACTGGCCGCGTTCGAACGGGTCCACGCAGGGTCGAGCAAAAGCCGACTTTCCGTCGTTCGCCTGGCAGGCCGCCATCTCCCGCAGGAGATCGAACGCGAGCGCATGGGGTGCCGCGGCCCTACGGCCAGCCTTCTCGATCACCACCGATGCCTCATCAACGCTGAGCACGGCACCGTCGGCGCGCGTTACCTGGACCCCACGGAGCCTTGAGACCAGGTCTGAAATTTCCGCGGTTACAGCAGCTGCGGCTTCCGCCTTTGCCCGCTCGGCCTGCGCTTGCGTTGCCTGCTGTTCTGCGACAAATGCGTAGTCGACTGTCTTGGACAGCAGGGCCTGGATGTAGGCGAAGAGTTCCCTGCCCTTGAGCGGTATCAGGGCATCGCGGACCACTGCAATTACGTTCGAAAGCCGGTGGCCGACGGCCTTAGCGCGTTTCATGAGGGCGAACAGGCCGGTCAGCGCCAGTCCGTTTTGCGTGACCAGCCAGGCCAGCTCCGAAGGCACGGCTTTGCCCAGCACGCGAATGAATGGGCTCGTCCCCGGCGACTGTTTCTTCGAAGAAGATTGTTGAGGGTGTACGTTAACGTCTCTCACCGGTGCGAGGTCGGGCATCCGGCGGGTGGCTCCCTGGTTCTGTATGTCGGGGGTCCTCGCCGTGGCACCCATCTCAGGCGACGGTTGAGTCGACGCTAGGCCAAGATTCCGAATGGCTTGCACCGAAAGCCGAATCCGACCAAGGGCCTTCAGATTGTATGTGGACTGTCTTTGCTCCTCCCGCTCGATCAGGCCGGCACCCTCCAGGGCGGCGAGGCAACGATAGACGGTCGCCTCGCTAAGACCAAGCCGTCGTGCGATCGTGACCTTCTTCATGAAGATCCAGTCCACTGGATCTTGCTGTTTCACGCCGTTACGAACCAGGCAGGCGAGAACCTGACGCTGTGTCTGCGTCAACGCAAACTCATGCAACGCCTCATAGACGCGCACGAGCGCGTTGGCAATCTTGCTTGGTAGGTAGTGTGGCCCAGACTCGCTTGCGCCGTGGGCGATAGGATGTGCGCTGCCCACGGCGCAAGGACGCGTCGTCGCGCTGCCGATGGGCGAGCGCCGCCCACCGGCTTCCATGGTTCGAATCATGTTCCGCCGTTCTATACAAAAAAACTTGTGAAGGCGTTGACAGGACCCGAAGGCTTTTCTAGACTTTGCACTCAGTGGGAGGAGCAGTCTGGTACGCCTTTTTCGGGACCCGGCAACTTCCGCAGAAGCCAGGACTGCCATCCTGGCTTTTGTTTTTTAGGGGGCTTTGTCATGCCAGTCCTGCCTCGATCACGAATCGTGACGTAGGGTTCTTCTTCGCAGTGCTTACAAAGAGCCAGTCTACAAGTGTCAGCCCAGTAAGCGCCTTTCCCGTCCCGCATGCCATCACAAGCTGGCCACGGTCCGAGTGCTGAAGCCCGAGATGACGTCCGCGAAAGCGCGGGTCTGATGGGGAGGGCGAGATTTCATTGAAAGTAAAATAGAGGCAGAGGAGTGGATAACGGTACAACGACGCCGTAGTTAAGCAAGGCCGCTTCCGGCTCGCTCAACCAAATCCGGCTTCCAGCACGAACCGGGATGTCGGGTACTTGCGCGAGACACTCATAGTCAAATGGTCCCGGGCTCGCGTCATCGCGACGTAGAACAGCCTCCGCTCCTCCACCTCTGTGGACTTCTCGTTTGGAAACACTGTCTCGCCGGCCCCCGCTATCCAAACCGAATCCCACTCCAACCCTTTGGACGAGTGGGCGGTCGTCAAGATCAAGGCATCCGGCGCCGGCTCATTGTTCTTGCGCCTAAGAAACTCAAGGCGTTCCGAGAACGGGCCGTTGAGGCGCGAAAGAACGCCGTAGGTTGTTGTGATCGCTCTTTTGGCCGAGTCCGTCTTTGCGTGCTCCTGCATCCATTCATGCACGCCATCCAGCACGAGGACGAAGAATTGGCGGCCATACAGAGCCCTCCATTCTCCAAGTCTCTTCAACAGGGTCCGATACAGGTCCGTGGTGCGCTCAGACAGACCGAGGTCAAGTAGGCTCTTCTTCTGAGGTCGATCCATAGAGGAGCCGTGGGTGGCATGCAACGCCCGTAGTTCTTCGCCCCTGCGCCGGCAAACGCGAGCGCAGCGTCAAGGCCGCCAGTCCTGCTTTGTTGAACCAACTCCAAGAGCGTTCCCATCAATGCGCCTTCCGGCCGATCAAGGATCGACTTCCCCGCCGCTCTATAATATTTCAGGCCATGAGATCGGCAGATGGCTTCAACGGCATCAAGTTGCCGATTTGAACGCGTCAGCACAGCAGCCGATCCTCCGTTGCGTAGCACAGGTCCGAGCGCTTCAATTGCAGCTGTACCCTCTGCGTATTCATCATCGAAGCGGAGGAACGACACCGAGCCACCAGGACCTCTGCTAGCGACCAGGGTCTTTGGGATCCGGTCACGGTTCTTCTGGATCAACCGGTCGGCAGCCTCCAGAACTTCAGCACGACTGCGATAGTTGCTTCCGAGCACAACAGGCGTCGCGTCAAACTCCCGGATGAACGATTCCATTCCGCGAAAGCCGAGCGCAGATCTGAAACCGTAGATGCTTTGATCGTCATCTCCAACTGCGGTGACGAGCGAGCCCGTGGATTTTGCGATCAGTGTAAGCAGCGAAAGCTGGATAGGGTCGCTATCCTGGTACTCGTCCACCAATAGGTGGGTGAAGGGGAAGGCGCGAATCGATCCACGCTGGAGTCCTGATACCGCCTGGAGCATCATGTCCTGGAAGTCGAGCATTCCGTTGCGCTCAAGGGCGTGCTGGTAAGCGTGGTAGACCCGGGCCTCTGGCGTCTCCTCTACCACTTCACCAACACGCGACTTGAACGTGTCAATGGACTTGATGGCATCTTCCGGCTTCAGGTCGGAGCCGGTTTCGTTGATTGCGATGCGAACCATGGCAAGGCGGTCACCCTCGCTTGCGACCGCAGGGCGTTTAGAGCCCTTGCTGCCAAGTAGCTTGAACGCGAGCGAGTGGAAAGTTGTTGCCAGAAGGCGGTCCTTGGCACCTTCGGTTGCGAGCGCCAAGATCCGCTCCCTCAGCTCGACCGCGGCGTCCTTGCTGAACGTGACAGCACCAACCAGATTGGCCGGGTCGGCCAACAGCAGCGCTGCGCGTGTCGCTATCGTCTTGGTCTTTCCGCTGCCGGGGACGGCGACGGCGAGACAATGCCGCCGGATCTCGGCGACCTCGCGCTGGGCAGGATTGAGTTGGTCGAGTAAGGAAGCCATAGCGCAAGCAGCCTTCAGATGCCGCGAATCGTTGTCATCAACTTCAAGTGGGTGGTATAGCTTCGCAATGCTAGCGGCTGGAACTTGCGCAGGAAGCTGTTCACCTGGTCATTGACGTCGGACTGGTCACGGATGCCATTCCAGACCATGAAATCGAACTCGTCCATCGTCTTGTCGAAGTTGACAAGGACCTGCAGCGCGCGCAGCGAGAAGCGTGAGAACGCTTGGATCTCCATCTCCAGCGACGGCCTGGTGACAGTGGGCCGGAAGATGATGTCGTTCTTGGCCTTCATTTCCGTCTCGCGCATCTCGCAGTAGGCCTTCGCCACCCGCAATTGCTCATCGACGTAGTCCTCAAGTTTGGCCAGCTCACGTTCGAGGAAGTCGTTGACGGTGGCCAGCTCGCTTCGGCTGAACGTCTCAGCGCCGAAGCGCTGCAGGTTCAAGCTCATCCGGTTCAGGTAGGGCCACGACTGGAGAAACAGCGGGCGGAGCCGGGTATGGTTCAGCTTCAGGTCGACTGCCACCACCGCGGCGCCGGCGAGCTCACGGTTCAGGATCTGCAGACCCAGGTCGCGTCGGCGCTTGACGATGGCCGCGCGTTGCTCCGGCGGCAGCTCCCGGAACAGCTTGCGTGTCTTCTCGACTTCAGCCTTCTTCTTCTCGGCGTCGGCAGCGGTGATCACCCCGTCCTTGCGCAGCGAATCCGCCGCCTCGACCATCTCCTGGAGCTCATGCTCGACCGAACCCGGCTCAAGCGCGCTCCCTCCGGGGAACTCGGTGATTCCAGCGGTGCTGGCATGGTCCCCGGAGAGGGCGGCCTCGGCCGGCAGGGACGTTGCATCGTCGATCACGTCGAATTGTTCTGCGGTGCTCATGTAGGGTTCTCCGTTGGTGCGGTATCGGTTCCGCGGAATGAATGCAAAAAGGGCGAAGCTGACTAGCGATTGACGTGGAATGAGGCTGCAAGACGCCAGCCAAGCACCCCGACGAGAAGTGCCGCAGCCGACCAGCAGTAAGCCAGCAGCGGCACGGGGACCAGAAGCGCCGACGCGCCGATGCCGAACGTAACCAGCAAGCCGTGCGCGGCGAGGTGGAACGAGAGTGGACTGGCAAAGCCGGCGGCAGAGGCCTTGATGCGCCTGGCAACGGCGCCATCGTTGAGCATCGCGATCAGGAAGACGATGGCGCCGAATACCCAGGTGTGTGCGACGGCGGCACGATACAGCGCGCGATAGATGGTCATCCAGAGATGCCGCACCCACCGCCTGCCGATGTCTGACGCCCCAGCGTCCGAGAGGGCGGAGTCGGTTGCAGAGCCAGACAGCGACGAGCGTAACAACCCAGAGTCGACGAACCAAGCGCGAAATCGGCTGTTTGCGGTACCTGTGGCCTCAAAGGCGCGCGCTTCTCCCAGGACCGCCTCGACCGAATCCTGCTCATCGGCGCTGATCTCGAACCGCTCGCTCTCCGGCAGCATGGGGGCGATCACGCAGAGCATCAGCGGTGCGGCGAGCAACCAGACGCGGATGTGACCGGCAAATCGGCTTCCTGCCATCACAGCACCCACTGGCGAAGAAGGAGAAAGGGCAGTGCGGCCAGCGAGCCAACGGCACCCCAGAAATGCCTGGGCTTCACGAGCGATAGGCGTATGAGCGAAAAGCAGAACGCCGCACGACCGTATCGGAACTCATCCGGAATGGCGGCACGCTCCTCCGCCTCGATATCTTGGCGAATCCACGCTTGCATGCCGGCCGCCTGGTCCCAGTCCAGACCGGACAGGCGTGTGCGCAAGCCGGACGGGGAACAAGCGGACGCTCTCAACGCCGTAGCGGATCGACATGCCGATACTACCGAGCATAGAACTTTGCGACATCGTATTCCTCGAAGTAGCGACGAAAGGTGTGACCGGTGAGCACCCGGGCAGCCAGTTGGAAGGCGGCGCTGCGCTGCGTGACGACGCCGGGGCACGGCTCGTCGACTACACGGCATACATAACCTGCCTCTTGTCTCGCCTCGAACACCGGTATCGGCTCGTTGTATGGATACCAGACGTTGTACTTCTCGCCCTTGAAGGCGGCATAACGCTTGTCGTACAGCTCGTGCGCGCGCGAGAAAAGGCCCCGCATAAAGGCGATGTTCGCATCGCCCGCCTTGCGTGCGGCGCGGTAGGACTGGATGGCATCGACCAGCATTTCCTTGACCAACGGCTCTTCCCGAATGCAAAAATTGACGCCGATGTAGTCGACAACACGGCTGCACGCATCGATCAGCTCGGGGGACACCGTGAACGCCGGCGAGAGCTTTGGCGACAGCTTGTACTGCTTGACCACTGCGCGGAACAGACTTGATTGCATGTCGGCGTACTATCCTTCGATGATGGGAATCCGGCCTTGGTAGATGGAGCCACCAGAGATGCGCAGAAAGTATTGCAGGTTGGGCAGCATAGTGATCAGCTCAGTCGGGATAAGCGGGGCCTTTTCCAGTTGCGTTGACCGCGAGACCGACCCGTTGAACTCGCCGATATGGGCCTCGGATCCAGTGCTCGTGCTACTGGTGGTGGTGATGTTCTGAATCGCCGTTTCCCCGACCTTGTCCGAGAACCACTGGGCGGTGTCCGTGTCTTCCAATCGTAAGATGATCTGGTTGTTGAGATTCCCCAAGACCTGCATCATTTTTGCTGCGTTTCCGAGTTTAGCCTCCAAATCGGAGCGGCTTTGGAAGGCGACCAGGGCATTGAAGCCGGCGCCGCGGCCTTTATTGAGGATCTGGATCACCTGCTCGTTGATCGCCTCCGCCACCTCGTCGATGACCAGGACGACCTTGGGCGGCTTGGCGTAGAAGTTGTAGATGGCCCCGGCCACCGACGCGACGTCGGACAGGATCATCGATGCGATGGCCTTCGCGACGATGCTGCTGGAGAGCGAGTCCAGGCCGACGAACAGAACTGCCTTTTGCTTGATTACCTTGTCGATATCCCAAATTTCGCGATCATCGGTGAAGTCGTCCGCCTTGGGAGCGAGCATGAGCCCCGTCTCGCCAGTGGCAAGCATCTGCAGGAGCGGAAGGACCGAGGCGATGATCCGCATGTAATGGTCACGGTCATGGACGAAGGTGCCGACCAAGCCGTCGATGGATTCGTGGCCGCGGCCGACGTTGAAGTACCGCTCGGTGTACAGACGGACCATTGCCTCGATGAGCGTCCCGCCGGGGCGCTGCCCGACCTGCTGCATGTAGGATCCCGCCTCGTCCTCCCAGGCGGTGAATCCCATTTCCGCGTAGAAGCGGCGCAGAGCACGGTCCAGCAGATTGTTGATCCCGCTCTGCGCATAGTTTAGGATCGAACGCAGGTTCGGCTTGTCACCGACGTAAA
This DNA window, taken from Cupriavidus sp. D39, encodes the following:
- a CDS encoding replication initiation protein, giving the protein MASDNIEEVKSSATPRQMALALFEDMFDLGLPITEANREIGFQRNNVFTEIVNMGLAARRFLDAAYFIVGQEPEARAQYDVDLNYFKWLMRYDSRNIKHLRSIADEAQNAKIRVTNTPLDRDPHEDDLWVQVQLIGLVGFLRGRVSFDVHPRLLPLIRDPRKSHWLSLRISTAFTRSLARAIYDKVLPCVQVGRTDWIQLNEMRTWPGKMGANAAIFKYFKRDWLEPAVQEINKVSDIELSYETRAESTSSKKVDRIRFLLKRKDTADAVMASLADASHLYKILKDEFNLSSRQFSEISENREVWTDERIMQAVEYTRFKLHRGQVKKSPAGYLMSALRDNWKISEAERTMVQVQTKLLAVDAQQEVAKAETTNAVARSVASHDDQVRVRMNEDSRKGLEHFKAAEARTRQELIRAWFASREGKLLLRRMKLEPSSVTEQDILAQSELGWYLGQYVFGRIKSALG
- a CDS encoding helix-turn-helix domain-containing protein, giving the protein MNTIATIDDLTIEQGSDNPYADLGYPDADEMLVKAGLAHEIAQIIKSRHLTQQRAAELLGMPQPKLSELLRGKFRGISQAKMIECLNRLGRDVDIVVRKAGRRTLGHTHVVVA
- a CDS encoding type II toxin-antitoxin system RelE/ParE family toxin, translating into MPTMIKMLRWVGSAKKDLGAMPKDVQDTFGYALHLAQVGSKHSQAKPLKGFGGAGVLEVVEDHQGGTYRAVYTVRYAGAVYVLHCFQKKSTSGIATPKPDMDLIEARLKAVTALEKEQ
- a CDS encoding helix-turn-helix transcriptional regulator, which produces MEAGGRRSPIGSATTRPCAVGSAHPIAHGASESGPHYLPSKIANALVRVYEALHEFALTQTQRQVLACLVRNGVKQQDPVDWIFMKKVTIARRLGLSEATVYRCLAALEGAGLIEREEQRQSTYNLKALGRIRLSVQAIRNLGLASTQPSPEMGATARTPDIQNQGATRRMPDLAPVRDVNVHPQQSSSKKQSPGTSPFIRVLGKAVPSELAWLVTQNGLALTGLFALMKRAKAVGHRLSNVIAVVRDALIPLKGRELFAYIQALLSKTVDYAFVAEQQATQAQAERAKAEAAAAVTAEISDLVSRLRGVQVTRADGAVLSVDEASVVIEKAGRRAAAPHALAFDLLREMAACQANDGKSAFARPCVDPFERGQSLAVMEAQLAAARGILRGRSSPAHLTRCAARPALQNGEG
- a CDS encoding ATPase → MSTAEQFDVIDDATSLPAEAALSGDHASTAGITEFPGGSALEPGSVEHELQEMVEAADSLRKDGVITAADAEKKKAEVEKTRKLFRELPPEQRAAIVKRRRDLGLQILNRELAGAAVVAVDLKLNHTRLRPLFLQSWPYLNRMSLNLQRFGAETFSRSELATVNDFLERELAKLEDYVDEQLRVAKAYCEMRETEMKAKNDIIFRPTVTRPSLEMEIQAFSRFSLRALQVLVNFDKTMDEFDFMVWNGIRDQSDVNDQVNSFLRKFQPLALRSYTTHLKLMTTIRGI
- a CDS encoding DUF4400 domain-containing protein is translated as MAGSRFAGHIRVWLLAAPLMLCVIAPMLPESERFEISADEQDSVEAVLGEARAFEATGTANSRFRAWFVDSGLLRSSLSGSATDSALSDAGASDIGRRWVRHLWMTIYRALYRAAVAHTWVFGAIVFLIAMLNDGAVARRIKASAAGFASPLSFHLAAHGLLVTFGIGASALLVPVPLLAYCWSAAALLVGVLGWRLAASFHVNR